In Mycobacterium stomatepiae, the following are encoded in one genomic region:
- a CDS encoding D-alanine--D-alanine ligase family protein: protein MPPLSGGGRVRVAVVFGGRSNEHAISCVSAGSILRNLDPRRFDVVAIGITPEGSWVLTDGDPDALAINNRQLPEVTAESGTELALPADPRRGGQLVSLPPGAGEVLGSVDVVFPVLHGPYGEDGTIQGLLELAGVPYVGAGVLSSAAGMDKEFTKKLLVAEGIPVGPYVVLRPSRRTLAPEERERLGSPVFVKPARGGSSIGVNRVASWDELDAAVADARRHDPKVIVESAINGRELECGVLEMPDGAVEASTVGEIRVAGVRGREDSFYDFATKYLDDAAELDVPAKVDDEIAHEVRQLAIRAFKAIDCQGLARVDFFLTEDGPVINEVNTMPGFTTISMYPRMWAASGIDYQSLLATMVETALARGTGLR from the coding sequence GTGCCCCCCTTGTCCGGGGGTGGCCGGGTGCGCGTCGCTGTCGTGTTCGGTGGACGCAGCAACGAGCACGCTATCTCGTGCGTCTCAGCGGGCAGCATCCTGCGCAATCTTGACCCCCGGCGATTCGACGTGGTCGCGATCGGCATCACCCCCGAGGGGTCGTGGGTGCTTACCGACGGCGACCCGGACGCGCTGGCAATCAATAACCGGCAACTGCCGGAGGTGACCGCCGAGTCGGGAACCGAACTGGCGCTGCCGGCCGATCCGCGGCGCGGCGGGCAATTGGTGTCGCTGCCACCCGGCGCGGGCGAGGTGCTGGGGTCGGTCGACGTGGTGTTCCCGGTGCTGCACGGCCCCTATGGCGAGGACGGCACCATCCAGGGGCTGCTCGAACTCGCCGGCGTGCCGTATGTCGGCGCCGGCGTGCTGTCCAGCGCTGCCGGGATGGACAAGGAATTCACCAAGAAGCTGCTTGTCGCCGAGGGAATTCCGGTTGGCCCGTATGTGGTGCTGCGCCCGTCACGGCGCACGCTGGCCCCCGAGGAGCGTGAGCGGCTGGGCTCGCCGGTGTTCGTCAAACCCGCGCGCGGTGGTTCGTCGATCGGTGTCAACCGGGTGGCGAGCTGGGATGAACTGGACGCCGCGGTGGCGGATGCGCGACGGCACGATCCGAAGGTGATCGTCGAATCCGCGATCAACGGTCGCGAGCTGGAGTGCGGCGTGCTCGAAATGCCGGACGGCGCAGTAGAAGCCAGCACCGTGGGGGAGATCCGGGTAGCCGGTGTGCGCGGACGCGAGGACAGCTTCTATGACTTCGCGACCAAATACCTCGACGACGCAGCCGAATTGGATGTACCCGCCAAGGTCGACGACGAAATCGCCCACGAGGTGCGACAGTTGGCGATCCGGGCGTTCAAGGCCATCGACTGCCAGGGCCTGGCGCGAGTCGACTTCTTCCTCACCGAGGACGGCCCGGTGATCAACGAGGTCAACACGATGCCGGGGTTCACCACGATCTCGATGTACCCGAGGATGTGGGCGGCCAGCGGCATCGACTATCAGAGTCTGCTGGCGACCATGGTCGAAACGGCCTTGGCCCGGGGTACGGGTCTGCGCTAA
- the mutT1 gene encoding 8-oxo-(d)GTP phosphatase MutT1 — MSDQNSSGGRRSGKRIVYAAGAVLWRHSSADSENPELEIALIHRPRYNDWSLPKGKVDPGETAPVAAVREVLEETGHHAVLGRRLAKVSYPIDQGVKKVYYWAARSTGGKFEPGKEVDELIWLPVDDAMKKLDYAQDRNVLRRFIKQPADTQTVLVVRHGTAGRKSRFSGDDTKRPLDKRGRAQAEALVAQLMAFGATHVYAADRVRCHQTVEPLAEELGVSIENEPTLTEESYAKSPKRGRHRIMRIAGHKGTPVICTQGKVIPDLITWWCERDGVDPDKSRNHKGSTWVLSLSNGRLVAADHIGGALAANVRA; from the coding sequence GTGTCGGACCAGAACTCGTCAGGCGGTCGGCGCTCAGGGAAGCGGATCGTCTACGCCGCGGGCGCGGTGCTGTGGCGACACAGCAGTGCTGATTCGGAAAACCCCGAACTCGAGATCGCCCTCATACACCGTCCCCGCTACAACGACTGGTCGCTACCCAAGGGCAAAGTGGACCCGGGCGAAACCGCACCGGTGGCCGCGGTACGCGAAGTGCTGGAGGAGACCGGACATCACGCCGTCCTCGGCAGGCGCCTGGCCAAGGTGAGCTATCCAATCGACCAGGGCGTCAAGAAGGTCTACTACTGGGCGGCGCGCAGCACCGGTGGCAAATTCGAACCGGGCAAAGAGGTCGACGAATTGATCTGGCTGCCCGTCGACGACGCAATGAAGAAACTCGACTATGCCCAAGACCGAAACGTGTTGCGGCGCTTCATAAAACAACCAGCAGACACGCAGACGGTGTTGGTGGTGCGCCACGGTACCGCGGGCCGGAAGTCACGCTTTTCCGGTGACGACACCAAGCGACCGTTGGACAAGCGCGGACGCGCACAGGCCGAGGCGCTCGTCGCACAGCTGATGGCGTTCGGCGCCACCCACGTGTATGCCGCCGATCGAGTGCGCTGCCACCAGACGGTCGAGCCGCTCGCCGAGGAGCTCGGGGTGAGCATCGAGAACGAGCCCACGCTCACCGAGGAGTCTTACGCCAAGAGTCCCAAACGCGGCCGGCACCGGATCATGCGAATCGCCGGCCACAAGGGCACACCGGTGATCTGTACGCAGGGCAAGGTGATTCCGGACCTGATCACCTGGTGGTGCGAACGCGACGGGGTGGACCCGGACAAGTCGCGCAATCACAAGGGCAGCACGTGGGTGCTGTCACTGTCCAATGGCCGACTGGTGGCCGCCGACCACATCGGCGGCGCGCTGGCCGCCAACGTTAGGGCCTGA
- the leuC gene encoding 3-isopropylmalate dehydratase large subunit — METVAPGGKPRTLAEKVWDDHVVVSGDGNAPDLIYVDLHLVHEVTSPQAFDGLRLAGRPVRRPDLTIATEDHNVPTVDIDKPIADPVSRTQVETLRRNCAEFGVRLHQMGDIEQGIVHVVGPQLGLTQPGMTVVCGDSHTSTHGAFGAIAMGIGTSEVEHVLATQTLPLRPFKTMAVNVDGELQPGVTAKDIILALIAKIGTGGGQGHVIEYRGSAIESLSMEGRMTVCNMSIEAGARAGMVAPDETTYEFLRGRPHAPTGEQWDAALQYWQQLRTDDGAVFDTEVYLDAESLTPFVTWGTNPGQGVPLGAAVPDPDLMTDDDERQAAEKALAYMDLRPGMPMREIAVDAVFVGSCTNGRIEDLRVVAEVLRDRTVAEGVRMLIVPGSMRVRAQAEAEGLSEIFTAAGAEWRQAGCSMCLGMNPDQLAPGERCAATSNRNFEGRQGKGGRTHLVSPVVAAATAVRGTLSTPADLN; from the coding sequence ATGGAAACCGTTGCACCCGGCGGCAAGCCGCGCACCCTGGCCGAAAAGGTCTGGGACGACCATGTTGTGGTTTCGGGTGACGGCAACGCGCCCGACTTGATCTACGTCGACCTGCATTTGGTGCACGAGGTCACCAGCCCGCAGGCGTTCGACGGCCTGCGCCTGGCCGGTCGCCCGGTGCGACGCCCGGATCTGACGATCGCGACCGAAGACCACAACGTGCCCACCGTCGACATCGACAAGCCGATTGCCGACCCGGTGTCGCGCACTCAGGTCGAGACTTTGCGGCGCAACTGCGCCGAATTCGGCGTTCGGCTACATCAGATGGGCGACATCGAGCAGGGCATCGTGCATGTCGTCGGACCGCAATTGGGGCTCACCCAACCGGGAATGACGGTCGTTTGTGGGGATAGTCACACATCGACCCACGGAGCATTCGGTGCGATCGCAATGGGCATCGGCACTTCGGAAGTCGAGCATGTGCTCGCGACCCAGACCTTGCCGTTGCGGCCCTTCAAGACGATGGCGGTCAATGTCGACGGCGAATTGCAGCCCGGTGTGACGGCCAAGGACATCATCCTCGCGCTGATCGCCAAGATCGGCACCGGTGGTGGACAGGGCCACGTCATCGAATATCGGGGCAGCGCGATCGAATCGCTGTCGATGGAAGGCCGGATGACGGTCTGCAACATGAGCATCGAAGCCGGGGCGCGGGCCGGAATGGTGGCGCCGGATGAGACGACCTACGAATTCCTGCGGGGTCGCCCGCACGCGCCGACCGGCGAGCAGTGGGATGCCGCGCTGCAGTACTGGCAGCAGCTGCGCACCGACGACGGCGCCGTGTTCGACACCGAGGTCTATCTCGACGCGGAGTCATTGACCCCGTTCGTCACGTGGGGGACCAATCCCGGCCAGGGTGTGCCGTTGGGTGCGGCGGTGCCGGACCCCGATCTGATGACCGACGACGACGAGCGCCAGGCCGCGGAGAAAGCGTTGGCCTACATGGACCTTCGGCCGGGCATGCCAATGCGCGAAATCGCCGTCGACGCGGTGTTCGTCGGGTCTTGTACCAACGGTCGTATCGAAGATCTGCGGGTGGTGGCCGAGGTGCTGCGCGACCGCACAGTGGCCGAGGGCGTGCGAATGCTGATCGTCCCGGGCTCGATGCGGGTGCGCGCGCAAGCCGAAGCCGAAGGGCTCAGTGAGATATTCACTGCCGCCGGCGCCGAATGGCGGCAGGCGGGATGCTCGATGTGCCTGGGCATGAACCCCGATCAGCTTGCGCCCGGCGAGCGTTGCGCCGCGACGTCCAACCGCAACTTCGAAGGGCGGCAGGGCAAAGGCGGCCGTACGCATTTGGTATCGCCGGTAGTCGCGGCGGCAACCGCGGTCCGTGGCACATTGTCTACCCCGGCCGACTTGAACTGA
- a CDS encoding IclR family transcriptional regulator has protein sequence MRQHSGIGVLDKAVDVLHTIAESPCGLAELCERTGFPRATTYRLAAALEVHRLLARDDEGRWQLGPALTELAAHVNDPLLAAGAAVLPQLRETTGESVQLYRREGTSRVCVAALEPAAGLRDTVPVGARLPMTAGSGAKVLLAHSDAATQKAVLATAKFTDRTLAEVRRRGWAQSVAEREPGVASVSAPVRDGRGVVVAAISVSGPIDRIGRRPGARWAADLLSAADAMARLL, from the coding sequence ATGAGACAGCATAGCGGCATTGGCGTCCTGGATAAAGCCGTGGATGTGCTGCACACGATCGCGGAATCCCCCTGCGGGTTAGCCGAACTGTGCGAGCGGACCGGCTTTCCGCGCGCCACCACCTACCGCCTGGCCGCCGCGCTGGAGGTACACCGCCTGCTGGCGCGCGACGACGAAGGGCGTTGGCAGTTGGGTCCCGCGCTGACCGAACTTGCCGCTCACGTCAACGACCCGTTGCTGGCCGCGGGCGCCGCGGTGCTGCCCCAATTGCGCGAAACCACCGGTGAAAGCGTGCAGCTGTACCGCCGCGAGGGGACCTCGCGGGTCTGCGTGGCCGCCCTGGAACCGGCTGCGGGCCTTCGCGATACGGTTCCGGTCGGGGCGCGGCTGCCGATGACCGCCGGTTCGGGCGCCAAAGTCTTGCTGGCGCACAGCGATGCCGCCACCCAGAAAGCGGTGCTGGCGACGGCGAAATTCACCGACCGGACGCTGGCCGAAGTACGCCGGCGTGGTTGGGCGCAAAGCGTTGCAGAGCGCGAGCCGGGGGTGGCGAGCGTCTCGGCGCCGGTTCGTGACGGACGCGGCGTGGTGGTAGCGGCGATCTCGGTATCGGGACCCATCGACCGGATCGGCCGGCGTCCCGGGGCGCGCTGGGCCGCCGACCTGCTTTCCGCCGCCGACGCCATGGCGCGGCTTCTGTAG
- the leuD gene encoding 3-isopropylmalate dehydratase small subunit yields the protein MEAFHAHTGIGVPLRRSNVDTDQIIPAVYLKRVTRTGFDDGLFATWRSDPSFVLNLSPFDRGSVLVAGPDFGTGSSREHAVWALMDYGFRVVISSRFGDIFRGNAGKAGLLAAEVSQDGVELLWKLIEQSPGLEITANLQDRNITAGTTVLPFKIDDHTAWRLLEGLDDIALTLQKLDQIESFEAARPDWKPRTLPAP from the coding sequence ATGGAAGCTTTTCACGCTCACACCGGGATTGGCGTGCCGCTGCGGCGCTCCAATGTCGATACCGACCAGATCATTCCCGCGGTGTATTTGAAGCGCGTCACCCGGACCGGATTCGACGACGGCTTGTTCGCGACGTGGCGGTCGGATCCGTCATTCGTGCTCAATCTCAGCCCATTTGACCGAGGCTCGGTCTTGGTCGCCGGACCCGACTTCGGAACCGGATCGTCGCGCGAGCACGCGGTGTGGGCGTTGATGGACTACGGGTTCCGGGTGGTCATCTCGTCTCGATTCGGTGACATTTTTCGGGGCAACGCGGGTAAGGCGGGGCTGCTGGCGGCCGAAGTCAGCCAAGACGGCGTGGAACTGCTTTGGAAGCTCATCGAGCAGAGTCCGGGACTGGAAATCACTGCCAATCTTCAAGATCGAAATATCACCGCGGGAACGACGGTGCTGCCGTTCAAGATTGACGACCACACCGCGTGGCGCCTGCTCGAGGGCCTCGACGATATAGCCCTTACGCTGCAGAAACTCGACCAGATCGAATCATTCGAGGCGGCCCGTCCGGACTGGAAACCGCGCACTCTACCCGCCCCATGA
- a CDS encoding NAD(P)H-dependent glycerol-3-phosphate dehydrogenase gives MVGTSRAVAVMGAGAWGTALAQVLAEALETPGAPEAEIRLWARRSDVAEQINATRYNPAYLPGTELAAGIRATADAAEALDGVTTVLLGVPAQNLRSNLEQWAPLITDGATLVSLAKGIELGTLMRMSQVIVSVTGVDPSQVAVISGPNLASEIAECQPTATVIACSDSGRAVALQRMLNTGYFRPYTNSDVVGTEIGGACKNVIALACGMAAGVGLGENTAAAIITRGLAEIMRLGIALGAKGATLAGLAGVGDLVATCTSGHSRNRSMGERLGRGASMQSALEGKDGHVVEGVTSCESVLALASSYDVEMPLTDAVHRVCHKGLSVDDAMALLLGRSTKPE, from the coding sequence ATGGTCGGCACGTCGCGCGCCGTAGCGGTGATGGGCGCCGGAGCGTGGGGAACCGCGCTGGCCCAGGTGCTCGCCGAAGCCCTCGAAACGCCGGGAGCACCGGAAGCGGAGATCAGGCTGTGGGCCCGGCGATCCGATGTCGCCGAGCAGATCAACGCCACCCGCTACAACCCCGCCTACCTGCCCGGCACCGAGTTGGCGGCAGGCATCCGGGCCACCGCCGACGCGGCCGAGGCGTTGGACGGCGTGACGACGGTGCTGCTGGGCGTCCCGGCCCAGAACCTGCGCAGCAACCTCGAACAGTGGGCTCCCCTGATTACCGACGGCGCGACCCTGGTCAGCCTCGCCAAAGGCATCGAGCTGGGCACCCTGATGCGGATGAGCCAGGTTATCGTCTCGGTGACCGGCGTCGACCCGTCGCAGGTCGCGGTGATCTCCGGGCCGAACCTGGCCAGTGAAATCGCCGAGTGTCAACCCACCGCCACCGTGATCGCGTGCAGCGATTCGGGCCGTGCGGTCGCCCTGCAGCGCATGCTGAACACCGGGTATTTCCGTCCGTACACCAACAGCGATGTGGTCGGCACCGAGATCGGCGGGGCCTGCAAGAACGTCATCGCGCTCGCTTGCGGGATGGCGGCCGGCGTCGGCCTCGGCGAAAACACCGCCGCGGCGATCATCACCCGCGGCCTGGCCGAAATCATGCGGCTGGGCATCGCGCTGGGCGCCAAGGGCGCGACGCTGGCCGGCCTGGCCGGTGTCGGCGATCTGGTCGCTACCTGCACGTCTGGGCATTCGCGCAACCGCTCGATGGGTGAGCGCCTGGGGCGCGGCGCGAGCATGCAGTCGGCTCTGGAGGGAAAGGACGGGCACGTCGTCGAGGGCGTGACGTCGTGCGAATCCGTGCTGGCGCTGGCGTCCAGCTACGACGTCGAGATGCCGCTGACCGATGCGGTGCACCGGGTCTGCCACAAGGGACTTTCGGTCGACGACGCGATGGCCCTGCTGCTCGGCCGCAGCACCAAACCGGAGTGA
- a CDS encoding pyridoxamine 5'-phosphate oxidase family protein — MGTNQRASIVMSDDEIADFVVKSRTGTMATIGADGQPHLTAMWYAVVDGEIWLETKAKSQKAVNLIRDPRITFLIEDGDTYDTLRGVSFEGVAEIVDDPDVAHRVGVSVWERYTGPYTDEMKPIVEQMMNKRVCVRIVARRARSWDHRKLGLPPMPVGGSTAPAVLGTGQ; from the coding sequence ATGGGAACCAATCAGCGCGCGAGCATCGTCATGTCCGACGATGAGATCGCGGACTTCGTCGTCAAGAGTCGCACCGGGACAATGGCCACCATTGGTGCCGACGGCCAGCCGCATTTGACCGCCATGTGGTACGCCGTCGTCGACGGCGAGATCTGGCTGGAGACAAAAGCCAAGTCTCAGAAGGCGGTCAACCTGATCCGCGACCCACGAATCACCTTCCTGATCGAGGACGGCGACACCTACGACACACTGCGCGGGGTCTCGTTCGAAGGCGTCGCGGAGATCGTCGACGACCCGGACGTCGCACACCGGGTCGGGGTCAGCGTGTGGGAGCGCTACACCGGCCCCTACACCGACGAGATGAAGCCGATCGTCGAGCAGATGATGAACAAGCGAGTCTGCGTGCGCATCGTCGCGCGGCGGGCACGCTCGTGGGATCACCGCAAACTTGGATTGCCGCCGATGCCGGTGGGTGGTTCCACCGCACCGGCCGTGCTGGGGACCGGCCAGTAA
- a CDS encoding RNA degradosome polyphosphate kinase, which produces MMSNDSIVTDIEAEARLDETAWQSGDSALGAPPATTPAAADDALPEDRYLNRELSWLDFNARVLALAADTSLPLLERAKFLAIFASNLDEFYMVRVAGLKRRDEMGLSVRSADGLTPREQLARIGEQTQRIATRHAREFLDSIRPALAREGIYIVTWADLDQAERDQLSTYFTEQVFPVLTPLAVDPAHPFPFVSGLSLNLAVTVKDEGGQHFARVKVPDNVDRFVELGSEDGNDGHAVVRYLPMEELIAAFLPVLFPGMEIVEHHAFRIIRNADYEVEEDRDEDLLQALERELARRRFGSPVRLEVADDMTESMLELLLRELDVNPSDVIEVPGLLDLSSLWQIYGIDRPALKDWTFIPATSPAFADRETPKSIFATLREGDVLLHHPYESFSTSVQRFIEQAAADPNVLAIKQTLYRTSGDSPIVRALIQAAEAGKQVVAMVEIKARFDEQANIRWARTLEQSGVHVVYGYVGLKTHCKTCLVVRREGSAIRRYCHIGTGNYNGKTARLYEDVGLLTASPDIGADLTDLFNSLTGYSRKVSYRNLLVAPHGIRTGIIERVDREIAAHREHGGGRIRMKMNALVDEQVIDALYRASRAGVQVEVVVRGICALRPGAEGFSENISVRSILGRYLEHSRIMHFNRINEFWIGSADMMHRNLDRRVEVLVQVKDPKLTAYLNDSFDSALDPSTRCWELESDGQWIASPREGHTVRDHQESLMERHRA; this is translated from the coding sequence GTGATGAGCAATGATTCCATCGTGACCGATATCGAGGCTGAAGCACGGCTTGACGAAACCGCCTGGCAATCCGGCGACAGCGCCCTGGGAGCACCCCCTGCCACGACCCCCGCCGCGGCCGATGACGCGCTGCCAGAGGACCGTTATCTCAACCGGGAACTGAGCTGGCTGGACTTCAACGCGCGGGTACTGGCGCTGGCCGCCGACACCTCGCTGCCCTTGTTGGAGCGAGCCAAATTCCTGGCGATCTTCGCGTCGAACCTCGACGAGTTCTACATGGTCCGCGTCGCCGGCCTCAAGCGACGCGACGAGATGGGGCTGTCCGTGCGCTCGGCCGACGGCCTTACTCCGCGTGAGCAACTGGCCCGCATCGGCGAGCAGACACAACGGATCGCGACCCGGCACGCGCGCGAGTTTCTCGACTCGATACGACCGGCGCTGGCGCGCGAAGGCATTTACATCGTCACGTGGGCCGATTTGGATCAGGCTGAGCGCGACCAATTGTCGACGTATTTCACCGAGCAGGTCTTCCCGGTCCTGACGCCTCTCGCCGTCGACCCGGCGCACCCGTTCCCGTTCGTGAGCGGGCTGAGCCTGAACCTGGCCGTCACGGTCAAGGACGAGGGCGGTCAGCACTTCGCCCGAGTCAAGGTGCCCGACAACGTCGATCGCTTCGTCGAACTCGGCAGCGAGGACGGGAACGACGGGCACGCCGTCGTCCGGTACCTGCCGATGGAAGAGCTGATTGCGGCGTTTCTCCCGGTGCTGTTCCCGGGTATGGAAATCGTCGAGCACCACGCCTTTCGCATTATCCGTAACGCCGATTACGAGGTCGAAGAGGACCGCGACGAGGACCTGTTGCAAGCGCTGGAGCGGGAATTGGCGCGCCGGCGGTTCGGTTCGCCGGTGCGACTCGAAGTCGCCGACGACATGACCGAGAGCATGTTGGAGCTGTTGCTGCGCGAGCTCGACGTCAATCCCAGCGACGTCATCGAAGTCCCTGGGCTGCTCGACCTTTCGTCGCTGTGGCAGATCTACGGCATCGACCGGCCGGCGCTGAAGGACTGGACCTTCATTCCGGCCACCAGTCCGGCGTTCGCCGACCGCGAGACACCCAAGAGCATCTTCGCGACGCTGCGCGAAGGCGATGTGCTGCTTCACCACCCGTATGAGTCGTTCTCTACGAGCGTGCAGCGATTCATCGAGCAGGCCGCGGCCGATCCCAATGTGCTGGCCATCAAGCAGACGCTCTACCGCACCTCCGGTGACTCGCCGATCGTCCGGGCGCTGATCCAAGCGGCCGAGGCCGGAAAGCAAGTCGTGGCAATGGTGGAGATCAAGGCGCGCTTCGACGAGCAGGCCAACATCCGCTGGGCTCGCACTCTTGAGCAATCGGGCGTGCACGTCGTCTACGGGTACGTCGGACTCAAGACGCACTGCAAGACGTGTCTGGTAGTGCGTCGTGAAGGGTCGGCCATCCGGCGCTACTGCCACATCGGAACCGGCAATTACAACGGGAAAACCGCGCGGTTGTACGAGGACGTCGGCCTGCTCACGGCGTCTCCGGATATCGGGGCCGACCTGACCGATTTGTTCAATTCGCTGACCGGCTATTCACGCAAGGTTTCCTACCGCAACCTCCTGGTTGCGCCGCATGGCATCCGGACCGGCATCATCGAACGCGTCGATCGCGAGATCGCCGCCCACCGCGAACACGGCGGCGGCCGGATCCGGATGAAGATGAACGCTCTGGTCGACGAGCAGGTCATCGATGCGCTGTACCGGGCGTCGCGAGCCGGTGTTCAGGTCGAGGTGGTGGTGCGCGGCATCTGCGCGCTGCGCCCAGGCGCGGAAGGCTTCTCGGAGAACATCTCCGTGCGTTCGATCCTCGGCCGGTACCTGGAGCATTCGCGGATCATGCATTTCAATCGCATCAACGAGTTCTGGATCGGCAGCGCCGACATGATGCACCGCAACCTCGACCGTCGCGTCGAGGTCCTGGTTCAGGTCAAGGATCCGAAGCTGACCGCCTATCTCAACGACTCGTTCGACTCCGCGCTGGACCCATCCACGCGGTGCTGGGAACTCGAGTCCGACGGGCAGTGGATCGCGTCGCCGCGGGAGGGTCACACCGTGCGCGACCACCAGGAGTCGCTGATGGAGCGGCACCGCGCCTAG
- a CDS encoding HU family DNA-binding protein: MNKAELIDVLTQKLGSDRRQATAAVENVVDTIVRAVHKGDSVTITGFGVFEQRRRAARVARNPRTGETVKVKPTSVPAFRPGAQFKAVVAGAQRLPSEGPAVKRGVVAGAAKKVAKKAPAKKAAVKKAATKAPAKKAATKAPAKKAATKAPAKKAATKAPVKKAVKAVKKVVAKAPVRKAATKAPAKKVAKKAPAKKAPAKRGRK, encoded by the coding sequence ATGAACAAAGCAGAGCTCATAGATGTGCTCACACAGAAATTGGGCTCGGACCGTCGGCAGGCGACCGCCGCCGTCGAGAATGTTGTCGACACCATTGTGCGTGCGGTGCACAAGGGCGACAGCGTGACCATCACCGGGTTCGGTGTGTTCGAACAACGGCGCCGCGCAGCGCGTGTCGCTCGTAACCCGCGTACCGGTGAGACGGTGAAGGTAAAGCCGACGTCCGTCCCCGCGTTCCGCCCGGGTGCTCAATTCAAAGCGGTTGTTGCTGGCGCACAGCGCCTCCCGTCGGAAGGACCGGCCGTGAAACGTGGTGTTGTTGCAGGCGCAGCCAAGAAGGTTGCGAAGAAGGCTCCGGCCAAGAAGGCTGCGGTGAAGAAGGCCGCGACCAAGGCTCCGGCTAAGAAGGCCGCGACCAAGGCTCCGGCTAAGAAGGCCGCGACCAAGGCTCCGGCTAAGAAGGCCGCGACCAAGGCTCCGGTCAAGAAAGCGGTCAAGGCCGTGAAGAAGGTCGTTGCCAAGGCTCCGGTGCGCAAGGCCGCGACCAAGGCTCCGGCCAAGAAGGTCGCGAAGAAGGCTCCGGCTAAGAAGGCTCCCGCCAAGCGCGGTCGCAAGTAA
- the cofC gene encoding 2-phospho-L-lactate guanylyltransferase: protein MSGSRGDGGGDVALIIAVKRLAAAKTRLAPVFSARTRETVVLAMLVDTVTAAAGVGSVGSITVITPDDDAAAAAAALGAQVIADPTPEGHHDPLNHAIATAERSVAASFANVVALQGDLPALQTQELAEAIAAARQHRRSFVADRLATGTAALCAFGTALDPQFGSDSAARHRRSGAIELTGAWPGLRCDVDTPADLVAARRLGVGGATARAIGHP, encoded by the coding sequence ATGAGCGGCTCACGGGGTGACGGCGGCGGCGATGTCGCGTTGATCATCGCCGTCAAGCGGCTGGCCGCCGCCAAGACGCGGCTGGCTCCGGTGTTCTCGGCCCGGACCCGCGAGACCGTGGTGCTGGCCATGTTGGTCGACACCGTGACGGCCGCGGCGGGCGTCGGATCGGTCGGCTCGATCACCGTCATCACACCCGACGACGACGCAGCAGCTGCGGCCGCGGCACTCGGAGCGCAAGTGATCGCCGACCCGACGCCCGAAGGCCACCACGATCCGCTGAACCATGCGATTGCCACCGCCGAGCGTTCGGTGGCCGCATCGTTCGCCAATGTTGTTGCACTGCAAGGCGATTTACCCGCACTACAGACGCAGGAGCTGGCCGAGGCGATCGCCGCGGCGCGTCAGCACCGGCGCAGCTTCGTCGCCGACCGGCTGGCGACCGGCACCGCCGCACTGTGCGCCTTCGGGACCGCGTTGGATCCCCAATTCGGGTCGGATTCGGCCGCGCGGCATCGTCGTTCGGGTGCGATCGAACTGACGGGCGCGTGGCCGGGGCTGCGCTGCGATGTGGACACCCCCGCCGATTTGGTCGCCGCCCGCCGGCTGGGCGTCGGCGGGGCAACCGCCCGCGCCATCGGCCACCCCTGA